One stretch of Brachyhypopomus gauderio isolate BG-103 chromosome 10, BGAUD_0.2, whole genome shotgun sequence DNA includes these proteins:
- the wscd1b gene encoding sialate:O-sulfotransferase 1, with product MAKTSYRLQRFLRRAQLLLLFLGVAYLMAGSVLLLQRSSVALFQRGTETPFLMAPPRALGVPGVTWHYRRLGSRIIQDLENSPMDLSSHKAEQEHLMSRNLKLRHLRRRGFPGWRAEQDDMAKHNETRQKGTYIGCFVNNDEKHALGGTMLYDFRKMTSSLCQDTCSESGYQFAGLEYGTECHCGNRINAPRARMEDCNLDCRGDRGSPCGGVARLSVYKVEETLPGHRRYRNVRYHGCFLTPRDTGGDSLFHGSHFNLTSQLCVETCTDKELPLALLRGRDCLCGPASSLLIMHKRVDGHLCGWRNTTNLSTLADQNYVQVYSTPVLDSRCRERSFLPERSSSLVALSSFPGAGNTWLRHLLELSTGYYTGSYYFDGSLYSKGFKGEKDYWRSGRTICVKTHESGPREISMFHSAILLIRNPYRCLVAEFNRQCAGHLGHASATRWKSDEWPEFVDSYASWWASHALAWLQYSTRLLVVHYEELQEDLRPRLKRIASFLNASVSDERLLCAASNRDGHFKRLATLHLADDPFTPDMRTRIDGYIRAVDKALRDRNLSGLPEEYMPR from the exons ATGGCAAAAACTTCCTACAGACTGCAGCGCTTTTTAAGGCGGGCTCAGTTGCTCCTCCTCTTCTTGGGCGTGGCTTATCTCATGGCAGGGAGTGTACTGCTGCTCCAGCGCTCCAGTGTGGCCTTGTTTCAAAGAGGAACTGAGACGCCCTTTCTGATGGCACCACCTAGAGCTCTGGGGGTACCTGGTGTCACCTGGCACTACAGGAGACTGGGATCCCGAATAATCCAGGATCTGGAGAACAGTCCCATGGATCTATCAAGCCATAAAGCAGAACAAGAGCATCTTATGTCTCGGAACCTGAAGCTCAGGCATCTACGGCGGCGTGGGTTTCCAGGCTGGAGAGCAGAGCAGGATGACATGGCGAAACACAATGAAACCAGACAAAAAG GAACCTACATTGGATGTTTCGTGAATAATGACGAGAAGCATGCGCTTGGAGGCACAATGCTGTATGATTTTCGCAAAATGACCAGCTCCTTGTGTCAAGACACATGCTCAGAGAG TGGGTACCAGTTCGCAGGGCTGGAATATGGGACAGAATGTCACTGCGGGAACCGGATCAATGCCCCACGTGCTCGGATGGAGGACTGCAACCTGGACTGCCGGGGAGACAGGGGCTCTCCCTGTGGAGGTGTGGCACGCCTGTCTGTCTACAAGGTAGAGGAGACGCTGCCCGGCCACAGGAGAT ACAGGAACGTTCGCTACCACGGCTGCTTCCTAACACCGAGGGACACCGGTGGTGACTCACTATTTCATGGCAGCCACTTCAACCTGACCTCCCAGCTGTGTGTGGAGACCTGCACAGATAAG GAACTTCCATTAGCCTTATTGAGAGGGCGGGACTGTCTGTGTGGCCCTGCCTCCTCTCTTTTAATAATGCACAAGAGAGTAGACGGACACCTATGTGGATGGAGGAACACAACAAACCTCTCTACCCTTGCTGACCAAAACTACGTCCAGGTGTACAGCACTCCAGTGCTAG ACTCCAGGTGCAGGGAGAGGTCATTTCTGCCTGAGAGGTCATCCTCTCTGGTGGCACTGTCCAGCTTCCCCGGAGCAGGTAACACCTGGCTGCGCCACCTATTGGAGCTCTCCACCGGCTACTACACGGGCAGCTACTACTTCGACGGCTCTTTGTACAGCAAAG GCTTTAAGGGTGAGAAGGACTACTGGCGAAGTGGAAGGACAATCTGTGTGAAGACGCACGAGAGCGGGCCGAGAGAGATCAGCATGTTCCACTCTGCCATCCTGCTCATACGGAACCCTTACCGCTGCCTGGTGGCTGAGTTCAACCGCCAGTGTGCAGGTCATCTGGGACACGCGTCCGCCACCCGCTGGAAGAGTGATG AGTGGCCCGAGTTTGTGGACAGCTACGCCTCTTGGTGGGCGTCCCATGCTCTGGCCTGGCTCCAGTACTCCACCCGCCTGCTGGTGGTGCACTACGAGGAGCTGCAGGAAGATCTCCGCCCTCGGCTGAAGCGCATTGCCTCCTTCCTAAACGCTAGCGTGTCTGACGAGAGGCTCCTGTGTGCTGCCAGTAATCGGGACGGCCACTTCAAACGCTTGGCCACCCTCCACCTCGCTGATGACCCCTTCACGCCGGACATGAGGACTCGCATAGACGGATACATTCGTGCTGTGGACAAGGCCCTCCGGGACAGGAACCTGAGTGGCCTGCCAGAGGAGTACATGcctagatga